In Sphingomicrobium sediminis, the genomic window GGCCATTGCCGAGATCGGCGAGCTTGCCGGCGCCGATCTTGCCCAAGGGCAGGTTGATCGTCTTTTCGATCGCCATGCCGATGCGCAGGATGAGCCGCCGGTCAGTCAGCACGTAGCGCGACGACTTGGCCGCGAGCCACGCCATCGAATGCAGAAGGCCCAATGTCGCCATGCCGGCCAGCACCGCGAACATCGCCCCGCCCATATTGCCGAAGGCGACTGCCGACAGCGCGATCAGGCCGAAATAGAAGGCGACGAGGCGCGTCTTGAAGACGCGGCGAGCGAGGACCGCGCGATCGGGTGCACCCTGCCAGATGACCTTCTCGTCCTTGCCCAGCCGCGCCATTGCGACCGCTTCGTCATGGAAGTCGTCATGACTCATACGAGCGGCTCCTGACGCTCGGCATCGGCATAGAGATAGCCGCCGCCGAAATAGGCCATGATCCGCTCTTCTTCGTAGCGGGTGATCTGGCCCGGGGTGGAGATGCGCGGTGCGCCGGCAAATTGCGCGGCCTTCAGCGCGTCGATCTCGATGAAGCCGCGGCCCTTGTGCACCTTGGCCATCGGCATCGGGGCAAGCACATTGGTGCCGCCGTCGATGGCGATCTCGAGATAGCGGATGACATGCTCGGCCCGGTCGACCCAGATTTCGGCGACCTTGCCCGCGGCGGCACCATCGGCGCCGACGACGGTCATGCCGACAGGGTTGGGATCGCGCTTGGAGACCGAGATTTCGGTCGCCATCGCATTGGGCACGATGCGGTTCTCGCCATGCGCGGTGATGTCGGGAAGCTTGTCGCGATTGGCCCACGCTGCCGGGCCGAGACCGTCCTCGAACGGATTGCCGGTCGGCACGTAGGGTGCACCCGGCGAACGGAAGGTGCGCTCGCCCTTGATGGTCTGCGTGTCGCGATCATTGTTGGGCGCGAACTTGCTGCCGCGGCCATGGGGCAGGCGGAATTCCTTGGGCTCCGCGGTGGAGAGCGGGCCGCCGGGCGTGTCGACGATCCCGGTGGCGGCATCCTCGACCGGATAGCCTTCGCGGCGATCTTCGCGGCGCAGGTAGAAGATGAGCGCGATGAAGAAGCCGACGAACGACCACCAGGCAATCTCGGCCAGGTCGATATTGCCGACGATGGGGACGGCTCCGGAAGCGGTGAGCAAATCACTCATGGCAGGTTCCTTTCTTTCATTCTCACGTCGGGAAGGCGGTGAGGCCGAAGGGCTTCGCCGACAGGCCCGACGGATCGCGGCGGCGGCCGACAAGCGGGCCGATCACGATCAGGGCAGCAAGCAACAACAGGATTTCGACGCAGTAGACGGTGACATAACCGGTCGCGCGCTGCGTCATTGCGGCCGGAAGAATCTGGGCGGCGCCGAGCGCCGTCATGACATCGCGAAGCAAGCCGCCGAGCGCGATGGCGAGCCCCGCACAGGAGGCCTGCACCGCTCCCCAGGCGCCGAGCGCAAGCCCGCTTTCGGCCTGGTCGGTCAGCCCCATCGCCTCGATGAGGGTGCCGACCGAGAAGAGGCCGAGACCGATGCCGATGGAGATGGCGCCGGCAAAGAGGAGTGCGGTCGACGCGAACGGTGCGGCGAACAGGATCATCAGGAAAGCGGCGATGCCGACAGTGAGCCCGAGGCCAGCGAGCCGGAGCGGGTCGGCGGCAGCGCTCAGCTTGCGATTGGCGAGCATGAAACCGAACAGCGCGCCGGCTGCCCACGCGCCGGTGAGCGCGGTTGTCGCGCCGACGGTAAGGCCGAGGATTTCGCCGCCGTACGGCTCGAGCAGGGCGTCCTGCATGGCAAAGCCCGCAGCGCCGATGCCGATCGCGGTGAGCAGCCGCGCATTGCGTCCCTTGCTCACGAAATCCTGCCACAATTCAGAGAAAGGCGGCTGGGGCTCGCTGCTTTTCGGGGGTGGGGCACGGCGCGCTTCCTGTTTCCAGAGCGCGGCGATGTTGAGGAGGAGGCTGGCGAGCGCAGCCCCCTGGATCACCTGGATGAGCCGGGTGGGGGAGAAGTCGATCAGCTGGCCGCCGACGATCATCGCCGCGGCCATCATGCCGACCAGCAGCATGACGTAGAGCAATGCGACAGCGCGCGGGCGCTTGTCTTCGGGCGCAAGGTCGGTGGCGAGGGCGAGGCCGGCAGTCTGCGTCATGTGCATGCCGGTGCCGGTGAGGAGGAAGGCCAAGGCGCTGGCTCCAAAGGCGAGCGGCACCCCGCCGTCGCGGCCCAGCAGGATGAGCGCCATCGGCATGATGGCGAGCCCGCCAAACTGCATGAGCGTGCCGAACCAGATATAAGGGACGCGGCGCCAGCCGAGCACCGAGCGGTGCGTGTCGGACTTGTGCCCGATGAGTGCGCGAAACGGCGCGGCGAGCAGGGGAATGGCGATCAGCAGCGCGACCAGGAAAGTCGGTACGCCAAGCTCGACGATCATGACGCGATTGAGCGTGCCGTTGAGCAGCACGGCCGCCATCCCGACGCTGACCTGGAAGAGGGCAAGGCGCAGCAGGCGTCCCATCGGCAATTCCGCGCTCGCCGCATCGGCAAAGGGCAACCACGCCGTGGCGACGCGGGTCCATTTGAGGGTCGAGGCGGCAGGCTTGGTCATTATCGGCGGACGAGCTCCATGGCCTGGCTGGTGTAGAAACCGGACGAGACGCGATGCGTCTGGGCGATGCGCCATTCGGCCATGGCGGCGAGGCGTTCGCGCAGGCGCTTCTCGGCAATCGGGACGATGGCCGGCGAGCGGTCGCTGCGCGGGAAAAGCTTGCCCGCCTTGTGCATCAGGCTGAGCAGCGGGCTCCACGGCGCGAAGGTGAAGAGGATCGAGCGGCGGGTGCGCTGGCCGAATTGGTCGAGCGCGGCGACGAGATCGTCCTCGTCATAGTGGATCAGGCTGTCCATCGCGACGACATGGTCATAGTCGCCGAACGTGGGATCGAGCATGTCGCCCGCGACCCAGTCGATGCGGCCACCTTCGAAAGTGCCGGGCGCGCGTTCTTCGGCAACGGCGACGAGACCCTTGGCGACATCGATCGCGGTGACTTCGGCGCCGCGGCTGGCCGCCGCAATGCTGAGCGCGCCGGTGCCGCACCCGGCATCGAGCAGGCGCAGG contains:
- the puhA gene encoding photosynthetic reaction center subunit H, producing MSDLLTASGAVPIVGNIDLAEIAWWSFVGFFIALIFYLRREDRREGYPVEDAATGIVDTPGGPLSTAEPKEFRLPHGRGSKFAPNNDRDTQTIKGERTFRSPGAPYVPTGNPFEDGLGPAAWANRDKLPDITAHGENRIVPNAMATEISVSKRDPNPVGMTVVGADGAAAGKVAEIWVDRAEHVIRYLEIAIDGGTNVLAPMPMAKVHKGRGFIEIDALKAAQFAGAPRISTPGQITRYEEERIMAYFGGGYLYADAERQEPLV
- a CDS encoding BCD family MFS transporter; the protein is MTKPAASTLKWTRVATAWLPFADAASAELPMGRLLRLALFQVSVGMAAVLLNGTLNRVMIVELGVPTFLVALLIAIPLLAAPFRALIGHKSDTHRSVLGWRRVPYIWFGTLMQFGGLAIMPMALILLGRDGGVPLAFGASALAFLLTGTGMHMTQTAGLALATDLAPEDKRPRAVALLYVMLLVGMMAAAMIVGGQLIDFSPTRLIQVIQGAALASLLLNIAALWKQEARRAPPPKSSEPQPPFSELWQDFVSKGRNARLLTAIGIGAAGFAMQDALLEPYGGEILGLTVGATTALTGAWAAGALFGFMLANRKLSAAADPLRLAGLGLTVGIAAFLMILFAAPFASTALLFAGAISIGIGLGLFSVGTLIEAMGLTDQAESGLALGAWGAVQASCAGLAIALGGLLRDVMTALGAAQILPAAMTQRATGYVTVYCVEILLLLAALIVIGPLVGRRRDPSGLSAKPFGLTAFPT
- the bchM gene encoding magnesium protoporphyrin IX methyltransferase, which translates into the protein MAARAPTSYDQRREALAGYFDGTARKAWVDLTSDAKVSGIRATVRAGREEMRATLLSWLPERMSGLRLLDAGCGTGALSIAAASRGAEVTAIDVAKGLVAVAEERAPGTFEGGRIDWVAGDMLDPTFGDYDHVVAMDSLIHYDEDDLVAALDQFGQRTRRSILFTFAPWSPLLSLMHKAGKLFPRSDRSPAIVPIAEKRLRERLAAMAEWRIAQTHRVSSGFYTSQAMELVRR
- the puhB gene encoding photosynthetic complex putative assembly protein PuhB, with the protein product MSHDDFHDEAVAMARLGKDEKVIWQGAPDRAVLARRVFKTRLVAFYFGLIALSAVAFGNMGGAMFAVLAGMATLGLLHSMAWLAAKSSRYVLTDRRLILRIGMAIEKTINLPLGKIGAGKLADLGNGHGDIALDIVGPHSLGYALLWPHARPWKLSAPEPMLRALPDAAKVANILANAVAAIEPVNRHAVTSEAPAPAPTGLKEKLA